One window from the genome of Polynucleobacter sp. MWH-Svant-W18 encodes:
- the pyk gene encoding pyruvate kinase: protein MLRATKIIATLGPASEKPEVLSDMIRAGVDVVRLNFSHGTVADHKARHDLVRSISAEVGKEVGIMADLQGPKIRVGKFADSKVLLKEGEKFVLDVACQLGDQGRVGLDYKELPNDVKPGDRLLLNDGLVVLRVESVKGGEIFTLVEQGGPLSNNKGINRAGGGLTAPALTEKDIADLDAAIAMGVDFLAISFPKDGADMAYARKLADAASAKYGVGKVKTIAKVERAEAIEPDALKSIIAESDGIMVARGDLAIEVGNAAVPALQKRMIAWAREADKFTITATQMMESMISAPVPTRAEVSDVANAVLDGTDAVMLSAESATGMYPVQTIKAMAEICVEAEKSYRVQLDTDFLDQTFTRIDQTIALGALFTAHHLNANAIAALTDSGSTAIWMSRHNIHVPIFALTSKIATQRSLSTYRNVTPLGLDYSRDRDTALQEVEMCLKQAGAIKKGDTVVLTSGEPMGEPGGTNSLKIIQVKTN, encoded by the coding sequence ATGTTACGAGCAACCAAAATCATCGCCACTCTAGGGCCTGCATCAGAAAAGCCTGAGGTGTTAAGCGATATGATTCGTGCGGGCGTCGATGTCGTGCGTCTAAACTTTTCACACGGTACGGTTGCAGATCATAAGGCTCGTCATGATTTGGTGAGAAGTATTTCCGCTGAAGTGGGTAAAGAAGTCGGCATCATGGCGGATCTGCAAGGTCCAAAAATTCGGGTGGGAAAATTTGCTGATAGCAAAGTCCTTCTGAAAGAAGGTGAAAAATTTGTTTTAGATGTTGCCTGTCAATTAGGCGATCAAGGACGCGTAGGCCTTGATTACAAAGAGTTGCCAAACGATGTGAAGCCAGGTGATCGCTTGCTATTAAACGATGGTTTAGTAGTGCTTCGGGTTGAAAGCGTCAAGGGTGGAGAGATTTTCACGCTCGTTGAGCAAGGTGGCCCGCTCTCTAATAACAAAGGTATTAATCGTGCAGGTGGAGGTTTAACTGCGCCAGCCTTGACTGAGAAAGATATTGCTGACTTAGATGCGGCGATTGCTATGGGAGTTGACTTTTTGGCGATTAGCTTTCCAAAAGATGGCGCAGATATGGCCTATGCCCGTAAGCTAGCAGATGCTGCAAGTGCTAAGTATGGAGTTGGTAAGGTAAAAACGATCGCCAAAGTCGAGCGTGCAGAGGCGATAGAGCCAGATGCTCTCAAAAGCATCATTGCAGAAAGCGACGGCATTATGGTTGCTCGCGGTGATCTAGCAATCGAGGTGGGTAATGCAGCTGTACCAGCACTCCAAAAACGCATGATTGCTTGGGCGCGCGAGGCTGATAAGTTTACGATCACCGCCACTCAAATGATGGAGTCAATGATTAGTGCGCCAGTGCCAACGCGGGCCGAAGTGAGTGATGTAGCAAATGCGGTACTAGACGGCACTGATGCAGTGATGCTCTCTGCTGAGTCGGCTACTGGCATGTACCCAGTGCAGACTATTAAGGCGATGGCAGAAATTTGTGTCGAGGCAGAGAAGTCCTATCGTGTGCAATTAGATACCGACTTTTTGGATCAAACCTTTACTCGAATAGACCAAACAATTGCGCTGGGGGCCTTATTTACCGCTCATCACTTAAATGCGAATGCAATTGCTGCGCTTACTGACTCCGGCTCAACCGCAATTTGGATGAGTCGACATAATATTCACGTACCAATTTTTGCTTTGACTTCGAAGATTGCTACGCAACGTTCTTTAAGCACCTACCGTAATGTCACCCCACTCGGTTTGGACTACAGCCGCGATCGGGATACTGCTTTGCAAGAAGTAGAAATGTGTTTAAAGCAAGCAGGTGCAATTAAAAAGGGCGATACAGTGGTATTAACTTCAGGCGAGCCAATGGGCGAACCGGGCGGTACCAACAGCCTCAAAATTATCCAGGTGAAAACCAATTAA